DNA sequence from the Scyliorhinus torazame isolate Kashiwa2021f chromosome 19, sScyTor2.1, whole genome shotgun sequence genome:
CCATTGTAATTAATGATAAGAACCCATGTAAATTGCAGTTGCCTAATGTTGCCATTGGATAGTGCTATCTGAAAACAAACTACCAATATTTTTTCTCGGTGCATAACATTTCCAATGTTCAAACTAAGGGTTTAAACAAAACCGGAAACTTGAGTATTTATATTTTTCCACAATAACATGATTTAATTTAGCAATTCATTTATTTTGTCCATTTTAATGTCTACTGTAATTTTTTTGCGGAGGGCCCCAACCTTTCTCAAAAGCCTTGCTGCAAATTTGTGCCTTTGCACAGAGCTGAGAAGCAACACAACAAATTTGGATCATCAATCTGAACTCGTGCACTGCGCACAATTTCATAGCATGTATCCATTGTACAGCGTGAGCTGCATTAAATGGAATGTTGTCGATTAGTGTTTTGCAGTTTCTTGCCAGTGGATTTTTGCAATTATTTGAAGAGAATGCAGAGGATTGATTTTAAAAACTTTATTTGGaggcaaatgtttttttttttaaaatatgtgttTGTATACACCCTCCTATGTATCAGTATAGAAAAAAAGATTCCTGTACTCATTACAAACCTGTTGTTACAGATCAAAGAgaaaggtatgggggggggggggggggggggaagaggggtcttGCCTTTCTGTATGCAAATGTTACTTCAATTTAAGAAAGATGAATTTTCAAGCTACTCAAGTAACTCACTCATCATTCATGTGTGTTGACATTTAGAAATTATTAGCATTAGATTTTTCTGTCAAAACAAGTTTGTCCCATATCGCTGTTTTTAAAAGCTATCCCACCACCAAGACCAAGCTGCACCGGGAGCCTTGCAGCTGTTAACCTGGTCCAATCCTTCACAACAGGCAAGGATCTCGATGGACCAGGAGAGATTTGAACTAACATTTGCATACAGAAaagcaagacccccccccccgggacctggCCTACACTTTGCTGGGTTTATCCTTatactcttttttttttagaacaaCATGGACAAAGATGGGAAACAacctctgtccaaactcctggacatttaccttttttttttttttgaaactccTAAAGCATATAGATTTGAGCATATGAAGAAACTAGGAAGGTAAAGAGAGACTATGAAAGAAGCCCAGAACCAAAATATTTAAAAATCTTTAAGAAGCGCGTTAAAAAGCCAAATAATTGTTAACTTAGATGTGGAATCATTTTGGAGAGAAAAATGCCAGGCTGCACTTGAGATTGTGGGGATAATGAAGATTTTTAATAAAGTATCATAATAATATGTCTTCAATGGATTGGAAAAGCCAGTCAAACGGGCACTACTGTCTTCCAGAAAATCAAATTAAAGCAGTAATTAATTTAAAAGTAGATGGTCAGCATCCAAGAGTAATGGGGGAGCTTGAATGGAGTGATTTTAGATTAACCCTactgtccatctctctcactgccTTAATCTCTTTACACTGGAGCAGAGACAATTAAGGCGCCATGATGAAGGGTTTTAATGGGATGGATAATTTCACTTGGCAGTGGAGTAgtataaagggtcatctggacagAACTGTGGGAGAGGCAAGGAATAGGAGAGGTTGGGGTCAGGTGAAGCCATGGGCCAGGTACAAAATGGGACAGGTGAGGCACAGGCTCTTGCATTTTTTTGAAGGAAATATGCATAAATATATGAAACATAAGCTCCCAAGGTATGGGGTTAGAAGAGCAGTAGGATTAGTTTAAAATTATACTAGTACTTCCATTAAATCTACCCCAATCTCCTGAACTATTCTTTGATGCCCACCAGACAGGCCTGCTGACATTTCTACTTTCAGCTGGATTAATGTTTTGTAATGTTAGCAGCAAATATGAATTTATGCTATATAGTAAGTGTTGTGGTTACTGGTGAGAACGTCAGCAGATTTCAACCAGAATTCCAATTCCCCAGTTATTTTGTTTCAAGGTTTAACGGTTAGATATTTTTCATGGGGCTATGAAACAggtgagacagtcacccaagagctAAAACCAAGTTCTcaagtcagaaagttgtgggttcaagactcactccagagacttgatcACAATATTCAAGGTTGACACCCTGGCGCAGGATTGAGGTAAGTGCTATAATGTCAGAGGGGCGGAAATGAGGGCTTGCTGCACTGTAAGaattgctgtcttttggatgagacattaaaccgaggccctgtcAGCCATTTCAGGtggtaaatgtaaaaaaaaaaccaCGGCAGCATTTTGAGGAAGAACTGGCCAATATTCGTCCTTCAAACAATATCAAAATGGATTAACGTGGTTATCACACTGCTGTTGGTAGAAGTTTGTTTTGCATAAAGTGGCTGCACATTCCTTACATTGcaaagtaactacacttcaaaagtactttgttgtctgtaaagtgctttgagacgtcctgaggtcatgaaagatgaTTATATAAATACAAGATTTTCTTTCTCTCCTGGTCCATCGAGATCCTGGTCCCTTGTGAGAGATTGGGCCAGGTTAACAGATGCAAGGCTCCCGGTGCAGCTTGCCCGCTTTGGAATAGCAGGAATCCCAGAGGATGATCTAGTCAGAAAacagatttttttttgggggggggggggggggggcggaggagagagagagagagaagtgatcTCAAGGGACGGGGGAATGCAGGACTACTACCCCTCTAAGTCTTGTAAAGGACCTCTTCACCCATTCCTCCAAGCTTTACTGAGCAAAGCGGAAGGTAAACGGCAGACAATCTACACAACCAGCCTCCACAATGTCATCAGGATCTCATGTATGTGGTACAGTGCAGGTTTACTTAGATTCACATGGCAGTTATGACCTTGACCATACAGCAGGTAGTGCAAGATTTCAGTCCAACCCCTGTGCAAATGTTCCATGGCCACCCACTTTCTGAAAGGCTGGGGTATCAGAGTCAGCCTCGACAGTTCAAGGAATGGTTACACCTATAACAATTTAattgaagaattttttttttttttttaataggcGTTTTCCTGCTTCTTCAATCAGTAATTTCTTAATTTGAGATTAAGTGAATTCAATTAGGTATTCTGGATAAATATGGTTGGAATCAAATACTACAAAAATCTTTGGATTCCATTTGTTGTCAACACAGCTGTCATACAGGTTCACCAGACTTCCATCTTTTGAAGGAGGCCGAATATATTTGGGGTCTCCGGTAGTATAGTCACCCACGAGAACTCGAGCAAGGAACATAGTCTTAAATTGCGATCTCCACCGATGTGGTGCAGACGGGGACAGCACTGTTCCCAGTGGTTGCAAGGAAGCCTCATGCGTTTCATTGGTGCGGCAGTAACGGCTGGAGTACAAGGAGTCACGAGCAAAATAGGTCCCTGTGAAAAGATTCAAAATGTACCTCAATAAACTCCCAATAAAAAATTCCATAGATTAGACAACTTTACTTAGCaatgcactgtggcacagtggttagcactgatgcctcacagcactaaggacccgggctcaattctggcttcggagtgactgtgtggagtttccacattctccgtgtctgtgtgtgtttcttccgggtgcttcccaaagatgtgcaggttaggtggagtggctatgctaaattgccctttagtgtccaaaggttaggtggggttcgggGGTTCTGGGAATGGGGCATGGAAGTGggtctgggtaggatgctctttcggacggtcggtgcagacttgatgggccgaatggcttccttctgccatgtagggattctatgaagtgtaAATCTTTGTGAAATCGCCCTGATATAATAGCTACCTACCTTTTCCATATACTGTAGCATGCAATCCATTTATTCGCCAGTCAAAGTTCTGTGAACATATTGCTTCTACAAACTCATTGCCTGTTCCATGAAATAGCATCTTCTCATTCAGTTCTATCCCATTTCTCATCTTCTTCAAATGAACTTTCTTTCTGGAATAGGAAAAGTAAAAGAACATGACAAGGTTGTCCGCATTTACACTATTTTGTTCAGCACACATGAGCTTGGATGTTGGGCTCCGTGTTGGGCTGATCTAAACCATAGACATATCAGACAGCAGAATATAATTCATGCAGTAAAACAGGTTACTAGATTGTGGTGCAACAAAATCAATTACAAATTCTCAAAATCCATAATTCAAGTTCAATGAATGGTCATTCAGAAATGCACGAGTTAGTCAAAGGCCATCAGTGTGGACTTATTAAAGACAAGTTACGCATGGCAAGTTTAATGGAGTATTTTGAAGTGACCAACTGTAGAAAAGAGTTGCAGTAGatctggtgtatttggattttcaggtgTTCAAGAAAGTGTCTCACACCCGGAGCACTATTTACATTTCTGGCCTCCTTACTTAAGAAAAGGGTTACCTGATTTGGAGGCAGTCCAAAGAAAGTTCACTAGGCTGTCCCCTAGGGATTGTCACATTAGGAaaagttgagcaggttgggcctatctcattggagcttagaagaatgaaaggtgatcttattgaaacttagcacacagtggttagcactgctgcttccagtgccagggatctgggttcaattcccagcttaggtcactgtctgtgcagagtctgctccggtttcctcccacaagtcccgaaagacgtgcttgttaggtgaattggacatcctgaatacaaaattatgaggggcatagacagagtggatagtcagaggcttttccccagggtagaggggtcaattactagggggcataggtttaaggtgagaggggcaaagtttagagtagatgtacgaggcaagttttttacgcagagggtagtgggtgcctggaactcactaccggaggaggtagtggaggcagggacgatagggacatttaaggggcatcttgacaaatatatgaataggatgggaatagaaggatacggacccaggaagtgtagaagattgtagtttagtcgggcagtatggtcggcacgggcttggagggccgaagggcctgttcctgtgctgtacatttctttgttctttgttctttgaattctccctcagtgtatctgaacaggtgccatagtgtggcgaccaggagattttcacaataacttcattgcagtgttaatgtatgcctacttgtgacactaataaagattattattatgagactTGGGGCTTTGAGGACACACGAGTACACAACTGCTTTAGATGTGGCAGGATTCAAATTCATGATATctagtttttttttcctttttccttaTTGACATCAAACTGTATTTTCTACATCCAAATACTTTTATGCATCAAAATGAAAAGGGGAAAAGTTTCTACAATTCAATTTTCTTAAATATGCTGTTTAACTTGCATAAATGATGGTTTGGTGACTTCAAAAATTAATTTCCATATCAATTAGACATATGATTAAAGATAGATGGAAAATACCCTcaggtctgtctgtgtggagttttcattctCTCCCTGCCTGCGTgtgttcactcccacaacccaaagatagatcccttcactgactgttttttcccagtccctcttacagttacccatctatctccaatctttggtgtaactaattccctgaagctgctatctatgaccccctctgcctcccgaatgatccgaagttcttccaactccagctccagttccctaactcggccttggaggagctggagatggcagcacttcctgcaggtaaaatcagcagggacactaacggcatccctcacctcaaacatcctgcaggaggaacattgcactcccttccctgccattcctctaactttctaccaagatctggctaacaactaaattaaaaatttttatataaaaaaaaatattaataacaataataaaatatggtacttacctcacaccaatgggttttattattaggttagaggaggagggcgggtgggagacactacacgtgtagtgtctcgggtttcctctcca
Encoded proteins:
- the parp11 gene encoding protein mono-ADP-ribosyltransferase PARP11 isoform X2 is translated as MIYRMNPQGGLSFSTAKYNYMLDFQAMKQTNTATGKQRPVKRAAFSVTAFSFICGNEEIPIPLHWDSIDRDKPYQLSPLHKASNEYLEVAKLFGQSMDQNRIKKIQRIQNLDLWEFYCRKKVHLKKMRNGIELNEKMLFHGTGNEFVEAICSQNFDWRINGLHATVYGKGTYFARDSLYSSRYCRTNETHEASLQPLGTVLSPSAPHRWRSQFKTMFLARVLVGDYTTGDPKYIRPPSKDGSLVNLYDSCVDNKWNPKIFVVFDSNHIYPEYLIEFT